From the genome of Erythrobacter litoralis, one region includes:
- a CDS encoding isopenicillin N synthase family dioxygenase, whose amino-acid sequence MTDTTSEQQADIAVVSIAQPLETIADELGRSFAEYGFAVIRDHGIPQDLIDRAEAKSREFFALPDGVKRAYKLEGGGGARGYTPFGTEKAKGAEVFDLKEFWHVGRTLPEGHQLAEFMAPNIWPEEVAGFEQTFFDLFAAFETAGLRVLEAIALHLGLERDFFAPTVEDGNSVMRLLHYPPLGDDAPEGAIRAAAHGDINTITLLLGAEEAGLELLTRQGDWRAVDVPPGALVINVGDMLERLTNGRLRSTTHRVVNPRGEAARRSRYSMPFFLHFRPDYVIEPLASCIGEGQDAPEPISSHDFLMQRLREINLA is encoded by the coding sequence ATGACCGACACGACCTCCGAACAGCAAGCCGACATCGCCGTGGTCTCGATCGCTCAGCCGCTCGAGACGATCGCCGACGAACTGGGGCGCAGCTTCGCCGAATACGGCTTCGCGGTGATTCGCGACCACGGTATCCCGCAGGACCTGATCGATCGTGCGGAGGCGAAAAGCCGCGAATTCTTCGCCCTGCCCGATGGCGTAAAGCGCGCCTACAAGCTCGAGGGCGGCGGCGGTGCGCGCGGATACACCCCGTTCGGGACCGAAAAGGCGAAGGGCGCGGAAGTCTTCGACCTGAAGGAATTCTGGCATGTCGGGCGAACCCTGCCCGAGGGCCACCAGCTCGCCGAATTCATGGCCCCCAATATCTGGCCCGAGGAAGTCGCCGGTTTCGAGCAGACCTTTTTTGATCTTTTCGCCGCCTTCGAGACCGCCGGGCTGCGCGTGCTGGAGGCGATTGCGCTCCATCTGGGGCTCGAACGCGATTTCTTCGCACCGACGGTCGAGGACGGCAATTCGGTGATGCGCCTGCTGCATTATCCGCCGCTGGGCGATGACGCTCCCGAAGGCGCGATTCGCGCCGCAGCGCATGGCGACATCAACACGATCACGCTGCTTCTCGGGGCCGAGGAAGCCGGACTCGAACTGTTGACGAGGCAGGGCGATTGGCGCGCGGTCGACGTGCCGCCGGGCGCGCTGGTTATCAATGTCGGCGACATGCTGGAACGGCTCACCAATGGCCGCCTGCGCTCAACCACGCACCGGGTCGTCAATCCGCGCGGGGAAGCGGCGCGGCGTTCACGCTATTCAATGCCTTTCTTCCTCCATTTCCGGCCCGATTACGTGATCGAGCCGCTGGCAAGCTGCATCGGTGAGGGCCAGGATGCGCCCGAACCGATCAGCAGCCACGATTTCCTGATGCAGCGCCTGCGGGAAATCAATCTCGCCTGA
- a CDS encoding NupC/NupG family nucleoside CNT transporter, with product MNESATSILFSLFGIIVILGIAYALSSGRSHIRVRVVGAAFGLQAAMAVLVLRVPFGQDVIQSLSQGVIALLDYSVVGIESVFGPMDSNPFATAFVIAALPVIVFFAAIVAILYHLGIMQRLVRWVGGAIGWITGVSRVEALGSAANIFVGQSESPLVVRPYLAALPPSHLFTLMTVGMAGVAGTILAAYASFIGAEAVPFLLAAAFMSAPGGILMAKIIMPDEPVQAETGPVDVASMAGARLRRKAGPPSEGTRVAMVGANGEEIELPQQFGRPGAPGATGIYEPDDEVEIAETFEEGQRPANIIEAAAQGTQTGVKLAVAVGAMVMVFVALVALANGLLGGVGSGIVTLAAAIGTPFGAETAAWLETLSFQGLLGIVFAPVMFLIGISDWEQARLAGGLFGTKIVLNEFVAFIDLGAMTGDQLTERSRAIITFALCGFANFSSIAIQMAVTGSLAPNQRPVIARLGLKALAAGSLANLMSAALASLFLPL from the coding sequence GTGAACGAAAGCGCCACTTCCATCCTGTTCAGCCTTTTCGGCATCATCGTCATTCTCGGCATCGCCTATGCGCTGTCCTCGGGGCGGTCGCATATCCGCGTGCGCGTCGTGGGCGCGGCGTTCGGCCTGCAGGCGGCGATGGCGGTGCTGGTCCTGCGCGTGCCTTTCGGACAGGACGTGATCCAGAGCCTTTCGCAGGGCGTGATCGCGCTGCTCGACTATTCGGTGGTCGGGATCGAGAGCGTGTTCGGGCCGATGGACAGCAATCCCTTCGCAACCGCCTTCGTCATCGCGGCGCTGCCGGTGATCGTCTTCTTCGCCGCCATCGTTGCGATCCTCTATCATCTCGGGATCATGCAGCGCCTGGTGCGCTGGGTCGGCGGTGCGATCGGCTGGATCACCGGGGTCAGCCGGGTGGAGGCGCTGGGAAGCGCGGCCAACATCTTCGTAGGCCAGTCCGAAAGCCCGCTGGTCGTGCGACCCTATCTCGCCGCGCTGCCCCCGTCGCATTTGTTCACGCTGATGACGGTCGGCATGGCTGGGGTCGCAGGTACGATCCTTGCCGCCTATGCAAGCTTCATCGGCGCCGAGGCTGTGCCCTTCCTGCTTGCCGCCGCCTTCATGTCGGCGCCGGGCGGCATTCTCATGGCCAAGATCATCATGCCCGACGAGCCCGTCCAGGCCGAAACCGGCCCTGTGGATGTCGCGTCGATGGCGGGTGCCCGGCTGCGCCGCAAGGCCGGGCCGCCGAGCGAAGGCACGCGCGTCGCGATGGTGGGGGCGAACGGCGAGGAGATCGAGCTGCCGCAGCAATTCGGCAGGCCCGGCGCGCCCGGTGCGACCGGCATCTACGAGCCCGACGACGAGGTCGAAATCGCCGAAACCTTCGAGGAAGGACAGCGTCCCGCTAACATCATCGAGGCCGCCGCACAGGGCACCCAGACCGGCGTCAAGCTTGCGGTGGCGGTCGGGGCGATGGTGATGGTCTTCGTCGCACTCGTCGCGCTCGCCAACGGGCTGCTCGGCGGGGTCGGATCGGGGATCGTCACGCTCGCAGCGGCCATCGGCACGCCATTCGGCGCGGAAACCGCCGCCTGGCTCGAGACGCTGAGCTTCCAGGGCCTGCTCGGCATCGTCTTCGCCCCGGTCATGTTCCTAATCGGCATTTCCGACTGGGAGCAGGCGCGCCTTGCCGGAGGGCTGTTCGGGACCAAGATCGTGCTCAACGAATTCGTCGCCTTCATCGACCTCGGCGCGATGACCGGGGACCAGCTGACCGAACGCAGCCGGGCGATCATCACCTTCGCGCTGTGCGGCTTCGCCAATTTCTCCTCGATCGCGATCCAGATGGCGGTCACCGGCAGCCTCGCCCCGAACCAGCGGCCCGTGATTGCCCGGCTTGGGCTTAAGGCGCTTGCCGCGGGCAGCCTTGCCAACCTCATGAGCGCGGCGCTGGCCAGCCTTTTCCTGCCGCTTTGA
- a CDS encoding queuosine precursor transporter, which produces MTEPVSAPRRIAMPLGLFVFTLLYGGMTVLAGFLAYKQSRLWPSDLAVESGIFAFLLLVVISSTIAQLYGREMANRIVWWGFLPLAMSIGLMTLVLALPASPEMIAGRPGALEAFELVHGQFWRVVASGPVAYLVSLLLNIWIFDRLRGSGDGSSTIGLMVRGAIASALSQAVDSVIFVTLAFYGEFDISSLLVGQVIAKVTLSLVLVPFLITFGVRAAKWLDGRESRAESPS; this is translated from the coding sequence ATGACCGAACCCGTTTCCGCGCCCCGCCGGATCGCCATGCCGCTGGGACTTTTCGTCTTCACTCTGCTCTATGGCGGCATGACCGTGCTTGCCGGGTTCCTAGCCTACAAGCAATCGCGCCTATGGCCGAGCGATCTCGCCGTCGAATCCGGCATCTTCGCCTTTCTCCTGCTGGTCGTGATCTCGAGCACGATCGCGCAGCTTTACGGACGCGAAATGGCGAACCGGATCGTGTGGTGGGGATTCCTGCCGCTCGCAATGTCGATCGGCCTGATGACTCTGGTCCTTGCCCTGCCCGCCTCGCCCGAGATGATCGCGGGGAGGCCCGGCGCGCTCGAGGCTTTTGAACTGGTGCACGGCCAATTCTGGCGAGTGGTTGCCTCGGGTCCGGTCGCCTATCTCGTCTCACTGCTGCTCAACATCTGGATCTTCGACCGACTTCGCGGGAGCGGTGACGGCTCTTCGACGATCGGCCTGATGGTGCGCGGCGCTATCGCCTCGGCGCTCAGCCAGGCGGTGGATTCGGTGATTTTCGTAACGCTTGCCTTCTATGGCGAATTCGACATCTCCAGCCTGCTGGTCGGACAGGTCATCGCCAAGGTGACACTGAGCCTCGTGCTTGTGCCGTTCCTGATTACCTTCGGCGTTCGGGCCGCCAAGTGGCTCGACGGCCGCGAAAGTCGCGCGGAAAGCCCCTCCTGA
- a CDS encoding MliC family protein produces the protein MRKLTFAMAAGAVTLGGCSTDDSTGSRASAYYQCDRGPVLKVDYIADEQVQVQVGNDEPLILPQVPSASGAKYMTARHVFWDRGGEATWTVGRMMPMTCRKVVPPGTI, from the coding sequence ATGCGGAAGCTTACATTTGCAATGGCCGCGGGCGCGGTGACGCTCGGAGGCTGCAGCACCGACGATTCTACCGGATCGCGCGCAAGCGCCTATTACCAATGTGATCGCGGTCCCGTTCTCAAGGTCGATTACATCGCCGATGAACAGGTTCAGGTGCAGGTCGGCAATGATGAGCCGCTCATCCTGCCCCAGGTGCCGTCCGCATCGGGCGCGAAATACATGACTGCACGCCACGTCTTCTGGGACCGCGGTGGGGAAGCGACCTGGACGGTGGGCCGGATGATGCCGATGACCTGTCGCAAAGTCGTGCCACCGGGCACGATCTAA
- the folK gene encoding 2-amino-4-hydroxy-6-hydroxymethyldihydropteridine diphosphokinase, translating to MSSLYLVALGSNRRHHLYGLPRAVVHAAMEELAAFGTVMARSRVVRSAPVGAAQRRFANAASVLASEYDPPALLAALKRMEREFGRRPGRRWGDRVLDLDIVLWSGGEWADEALSVPHPHFRERAFVLGPACEVARSWRDPVTGLTIAQLTRRLTRCEALPR from the coding sequence TTGAGTAGCCTCTACCTCGTCGCGCTCGGATCGAACCGGCGACATCATCTCTATGGGCTCCCGCGCGCGGTGGTGCATGCCGCGATGGAGGAGCTTGCCGCTTTCGGCACCGTGATGGCCCGTTCGCGCGTGGTGCGCTCGGCACCCGTGGGGGCCGCGCAGCGCCGCTTTGCCAATGCCGCGAGCGTGCTGGCGAGCGAATACGACCCGCCCGCGCTGCTGGCCGCGCTCAAGCGGATGGAGCGCGAATTCGGACGGCGGCCCGGGCGACGCTGGGGCGACCGGGTGCTCGATCTCGACATCGTCCTGTGGAGCGGCGGGGAGTGGGCGGACGAAGCGCTGAGCGTGCCCCACCCGCATTTCCGCGAGCGCGCTTTCGTGCTCGGCCCGGCCTGCGAGGTCGCGCGTTCGTGGCGGGATCCCGTCACCGGTCTCACGATCGCCCAGCTCACTCGCCGCTTGACCCGGTGCGAGGCGCTGCCTAGGTGA
- the aguB gene encoding N-carbamoylputrescine amidase, giving the protein MRSITVAALQLALDRGSEQANIDAVADLVGEAAGRGAKVIQPPELFSTPYFCREEEEALFRLAKPTAEHPSVIGMQRLAERLKVAIPTSFFERDGHHYYNTLAMIGPDGAIMGTYRKSHIPDGPGYEEKYYFRPGNDGFKVWDVPGDDGTPVRIGVGVCWDQWYPECARVMALKGAEVLFYPTAIGSEPYDPELDTSRMWRRAMQGHAVSNCMPVVAVNRIGAEGPEGAQQVFYGHSFITDEWGDLIYEFGREEEGVLVATLDLDRAATHRAGMGFFRDRRPNLYERLAQDI; this is encoded by the coding sequence ATGCGCAGCATCACCGTCGCCGCCCTCCAGCTCGCGCTCGACCGCGGGAGCGAGCAGGCCAATATCGATGCCGTCGCCGATCTCGTCGGTGAGGCTGCGGGGCGCGGCGCGAAGGTCATCCAGCCGCCCGAACTCTTCTCCACCCCCTATTTCTGCCGCGAGGAGGAGGAGGCGCTGTTCCGGCTGGCGAAACCGACCGCCGAACATCCGAGCGTCATCGGGATGCAGCGCCTCGCCGAAAGGCTGAAGGTCGCGATCCCGACCAGCTTCTTCGAACGCGACGGGCACCATTATTACAACACGCTCGCCATGATCGGGCCGGACGGAGCGATCATGGGGACCTATCGCAAGAGCCATATTCCCGACGGGCCAGGCTATGAGGAGAAGTATTACTTCCGCCCCGGCAATGACGGGTTCAAGGTCTGGGACGTACCCGGCGATGACGGGACCCCGGTGCGCATCGGCGTCGGCGTGTGCTGGGATCAATGGTATCCGGAATGCGCGCGGGTCATGGCACTAAAGGGGGCCGAAGTGCTGTTTTACCCCACAGCGATAGGGTCCGAGCCCTACGATCCCGAACTCGACACGAGCCGCATGTGGCGCCGCGCGATGCAGGGCCATGCGGTCTCGAACTGCATGCCCGTCGTCGCGGTCAACAGGATCGGAGCAGAAGGACCGGAGGGCGCGCAGCAGGTCTTTTACGGCCATTCCTTCATCACCGACGAATGGGGCGACCTCATCTACGAATTCGGGCGCGAGGAGGAGGGCGTGCTGGTGGCGACGCTCGACCTCGATCGGGCGGCGACGCACCGGGCGGGCATGGGCTTTTTCCGTGACCGCCGGCCCAATCTCTACGAACGCTTGGCGCAGGACATTTGA
- a CDS encoding class I SAM-dependent methyltransferase → MKRLALAAATALAGAAGLAAVPAIADHHMEAAAPALEEVLADSRRDGDRARDQYRNPAETLAFFGVEPGMTVAEFSPGGGWYTRVLAPYVMGDGKYVAFNTPARQPAEGEGWAKTFTAKVSEMLGAPEGRINAFEVGSMPEDMASTVDRVLIFRSMHGLNAGNMADSVLKTARQLLKDDGMVGVVQHRAPDGASYDDYGARQRGYMREADVVNIFEANGFELVESSEINANPKDPANWESGVWTLPPTLATGEDDPKRSEYLAIGESDRMTLLFKKAY, encoded by the coding sequence ATGAAACGCCTTGCACTTGCCGCCGCTACTGCGCTTGCCGGAGCCGCCGGCCTCGCTGCCGTTCCGGCCATCGCGGACCATCACATGGAAGCGGCCGCGCCCGCGCTTGAGGAGGTGCTCGCCGACAGCCGCCGCGATGGCGACCGGGCGCGCGACCAGTATCGCAACCCGGCCGAGACGCTTGCCTTCTTCGGGGTCGAACCCGGCATGACCGTGGCCGAATTCAGCCCCGGGGGCGGCTGGTACACCCGCGTGCTCGCACCTTATGTCATGGGCGATGGCAAGTATGTCGCCTTCAACACGCCCGCGCGCCAGCCGGCCGAGGGCGAGGGCTGGGCCAAGACCTTCACCGCGAAGGTTTCCGAAATGCTCGGCGCTCCGGAAGGCAGGATCAACGCCTTCGAGGTCGGCTCGATGCCGGAGGACATGGCCAGCACGGTCGACCGGGTGCTGATCTTCCGTTCGATGCACGGGCTCAACGCCGGCAACATGGCCGACAGCGTGCTCAAGACCGCGCGCCAGCTGCTCAAGGACGACGGCATGGTCGGCGTGGTCCAGCACCGCGCGCCCGACGGGGCGAGCTACGACGATTACGGCGCCCGTCAGCGCGGCTACATGCGCGAGGCCGACGTCGTGAACATCTTCGAGGCGAACGGCTTCGAACTGGTTGAAAGCTCCGAGATCAACGCCAATCCGAAGGACCCCGCCAATTGGGAGAGCGGCGTGTGGACCCTGCCCCCGACGCTCGCCACGGGCGAGGACGATCCGAAGCGGTCCGAATATCTGGCCATCGGCGAGAGCGACCGGATGACGCTCCTGTTCAAGAAGGCCTATTGA
- the msrA gene encoding peptide-methionine (S)-S-oxide reductase MsrA has product MEQAILAGGCFWCTEAVFRDVVGVSEVESGYIGGDTENPTYKEVCSGRTGHAEAIRVTFDPDAISLAEVFDVFMGTHDPTQLNRQGNDVGTQYRSAIFPLSAAQFEEAKAAIGRWNTEHGKMAVTTIEGFDAEAGDGGEQVKPWYPAEDYHQEYWDGEGQRNPYCLAVIPPKLMKLRKSFQDKVKQD; this is encoded by the coding sequence ATGGAACAGGCAATCTTGGCAGGCGGGTGCTTCTGGTGCACCGAAGCGGTGTTTCGCGACGTGGTCGGCGTCAGCGAGGTCGAAAGCGGCTATATCGGAGGGGACACGGAAAATCCCACCTACAAGGAAGTATGCTCGGGCCGGACGGGACATGCCGAGGCGATCCGCGTGACCTTCGATCCCGATGCGATCAGCCTTGCCGAGGTGTTCGACGTCTTCATGGGCACGCACGACCCGACCCAGCTCAATCGCCAGGGCAACGATGTCGGCACGCAATATCGCAGCGCGATCTTCCCGCTTTCGGCGGCCCAGTTCGAGGAGGCGAAAGCCGCGATCGGGCGCTGGAACACCGAACACGGCAAGATGGCCGTGACCACGATCGAGGGCTTCGACGCCGAAGCCGGAGACGGCGGCGAACAGGTCAAGCCATGGTACCCGGCCGAGGATTACCACCAGGAATACTGGGACGGCGAAGGCCAGCGGAACCCCTATTGCCTCGCGGTGATCCCGCCCAAGCTGATGAAGCTGAGGAAGAGTTTCCAGGACAAGGTGAAGCAGGACTGA
- a CDS encoding RsmB/NOP family class I SAM-dependent RNA methyltransferase, whose product MPSTPGLPARRAALKLIDAVLRRGETLEQAEGAAMSGVHAAEDRALARAIATEVLRWLTDLDALIDSATKQNLPYDAKVRSVLRIMLAQALRLGTPPHAVVATGLPLLAGGPRRLAHGVFSTLAKREATLPVVPTLPDRVRARWGERADAIAPGLADPPELDLALRDPSQTDARAAAMGGVSLAPGHVRLPRGTAVEALEGFAEGKWWVQDLAAQTPARLLGEGEGRHVLDLCAAPGGKTLALAAAGWKVTALDISKRRLDLLKANLRRTGLAASPLRADALTWEPKHRFDAILLDAPCTATGTCRRHPDVLHRIGRGQIAEMVELQRALITRAADWLAPGGRLVYAVCSLEEEEGEAQARWIGETLGLDPVPVAAAELPAGLAPTGEGHVRTHPGLLAEAGGLDGFFVSRWVRP is encoded by the coding sequence ATGCCTTCGACCCCCGGTCTTCCCGCGCGCCGCGCTGCGCTCAAGCTAATCGATGCCGTTTTGCGCCGGGGTGAAACGCTCGAACAGGCCGAAGGTGCGGCCATGTCCGGGGTCCATGCCGCCGAGGACCGCGCACTCGCCCGAGCCATCGCGACCGAGGTGTTGCGCTGGCTTACCGATCTGGATGCGCTGATCGACAGCGCGACGAAGCAGAACCTGCCTTACGACGCCAAGGTGCGCAGCGTGCTGCGGATCATGCTGGCGCAGGCGCTGCGGCTCGGCACGCCGCCGCACGCCGTGGTCGCGACCGGTCTGCCGCTTCTTGCCGGAGGGCCGCGCCGACTCGCGCACGGCGTGTTTTCTACCCTTGCGAAGCGCGAGGCAACGCTCCCCGTGGTCCCGACCCTGCCAGACCGTGTCCGCGCGCGCTGGGGCGAGCGTGCCGACGCAATCGCCCCCGGGCTCGCCGATCCGCCCGAACTCGACCTTGCGCTCAGGGACCCCTCGCAAACCGACGCGCGCGCCGCGGCCATGGGCGGGGTCAGCCTGGCGCCAGGCCATGTCCGATTGCCACGGGGCACGGCGGTCGAGGCGCTCGAGGGCTTTGCCGAGGGCAAATGGTGGGTACAGGATCTGGCGGCGCAGACGCCTGCGCGCCTGCTCGGCGAGGGAGAAGGGCGCCACGTGCTCGACCTGTGCGCCGCGCCGGGGGGCAAGACGCTGGCGCTTGCCGCTGCCGGGTGGAAAGTGACCGCGCTCGACATCTCGAAGCGCCGGCTCGACCTTTTGAAAGCGAACCTGAGACGCACCGGTCTTGCCGCCTCGCCGCTGCGCGCCGATGCGCTCACATGGGAGCCGAAGCACCGTTTCGACGCCATCCTGCTCGACGCGCCCTGCACCGCGACCGGCACCTGCCGCCGCCACCCGGACGTGCTCCACCGGATCGGCAGGGGCCAGATCGCCGAGATGGTCGAACTCCAGCGTGCCCTGATCACCCGCGCCGCCGACTGGCTCGCGCCCGGTGGGCGGCTGGTCTACGCGGTCTGCTCGCTCGAGGAAGAAGAGGGCGAGGCGCAGGCGCGCTGGATCGGCGAAACGCTCGGCCTCGATCCGGTGCCGGTCGCCGCGGCCGAACTGCCCGCCGGCCTCGCACCGACGGGCGAAGGTCATGTCCGCACTCATCCCGGCCTGCTTGCCGAAGCGGGCGGGCTCGACGGGTTCTTCGTCAGCCGATGGGTCAGGCCCTGA
- a CDS encoding DUF1674 domain-containing protein has translation MTKQKSEAARNFKKPAHWTNDPVPEPKKVDPLKDEPRDLSPTRYGDWEKNGIAWDF, from the coding sequence ATGACCAAGCAGAAATCCGAAGCCGCCAGGAACTTCAAGAAGCCCGCGCACTGGACCAACGATCCCGTGCCCGAGCCGAAAAAGGTCGATCCGCTCAAGGACGAGCCGCGCGATCTTTCCCCCACCCGCTATGGCGACTGGGAGAAGAACGGCATCGCCTGGGACTTCTGA
- a CDS encoding cytochrome P450 gives MATLAHPHAGADARSFDHWSEGRIDDSDLSHIPGEAGWPVVGNTFRMLADPHGFARRMIDTYGKVYKNRAFGGWQVALIGAEANELLLFDRNKMFSSEQGWGPILDQLFPRGLMLIDFEHHRVDRRALSIAFKPEPMRHYSGALNSGISREVESWEGPMTFYTAIKKLTLDLAADSFIGIPWGPEADRINEAFVDMVQASVAPVRKPLPFTKMKKGVDGRAYLIDYFTRETHRRRAEGGGQDMFSQFATATREDGSLLPVDEVVDHMNFLMMAAHDTITSSATSLIYYLAKNPEWQEKLREEVFAVTGGPDGSGKARALDYDDLGKLELTEMAFKEALRMVPPVPSMPRRALREFEYEGYRIPAGTMVGINIYWTHHSEEYWEDPFTFDPMRFTPDKVKARHKYAWVPFGGGAHMCLGLHFAYMQVKILIAQLLQRYRIEVADGYAPAWQEWPIPQPKDGLKVEFVKL, from the coding sequence ATGGCCACTCTTGCACACCCCCACGCCGGCGCCGATGCGCGCTCCTTCGACCACTGGAGCGAGGGGCGCATCGACGATTCGGACCTTTCCCATATTCCGGGCGAGGCCGGCTGGCCCGTCGTCGGCAACACCTTTCGCATGCTCGCCGACCCACACGGTTTCGCTCGGCGGATGATCGACACCTACGGCAAGGTCTACAAGAACCGAGCCTTCGGCGGCTGGCAGGTCGCGCTGATCGGGGCCGAAGCGAACGAGCTTTTGCTGTTCGACCGAAACAAGATGTTCTCTTCCGAGCAGGGCTGGGGCCCGATCCTCGACCAGCTTTTTCCGCGCGGGCTCATGCTGATCGATTTTGAGCATCACCGGGTCGACCGGCGCGCGCTTTCGATCGCGTTCAAGCCGGAACCGATGCGCCATTATTCGGGCGCGCTCAATTCGGGCATCTCGCGCGAGGTCGAGAGCTGGGAAGGGCCGATGACTTTCTATACCGCGATCAAGAAGCTCACGCTCGACCTTGCCGCCGACAGTTTCATCGGCATTCCGTGGGGGCCAGAGGCGGACCGTATCAACGAAGCTTTCGTCGACATGGTGCAGGCATCGGTCGCGCCTGTCCGCAAGCCGCTGCCGTTCACCAAGATGAAAAAGGGCGTCGACGGGCGGGCCTACCTGATCGATTATTTCACCCGCGAAACCCACAGGCGCCGGGCCGAGGGCGGCGGGCAGGACATGTTCAGCCAGTTCGCGACCGCCACCCGCGAGGACGGGAGCCTGCTGCCGGTCGACGAGGTGGTCGACCACATGAACTTCCTGATGATGGCCGCGCACGACACGATCACGTCCAGCGCGACCTCGCTGATCTACTATCTCGCCAAGAACCCCGAATGGCAGGAAAAGCTGCGCGAGGAGGTGTTCGCGGTGACCGGCGGCCCCGATGGCTCGGGCAAGGCGCGCGCGCTCGACTATGACGACCTCGGCAAGCTCGAGCTGACCGAGATGGCGTTCAAGGAAGCGCTGCGGATGGTCCCGCCGGTGCCATCCATGCCGCGCCGTGCGCTGAGGGAATTCGAATACGAAGGCTATCGCATCCCTGCGGGCACGATGGTGGGCATCAACATCTACTGGACCCACCATTCTGAGGAATACTGGGAGGACCCCTTCACCTTCGATCCGATGCGCTTCACCCCCGACAAGGTGAAGGCGCGGCACAAATATGCCTGGGTCCCCTTCGGCGGTGGCGCGCATATGTGCCTCGGCCTGCATTTTGCCTACATGCAGGTGAAGATCCTGATCGCGCAGCTGCTCCAGCGCTACCGCATCGAAGTGGCGGATGGCTATGCGCCCGCATGGCAGGAATGGCCGATCCCGCAGCCCAAGGACGGGCTGAAGGTGGAATTCGTGAAGCTGTAG
- the hemH gene encoding ferrochelatase — MTWRGQNLPPDHPPVKSGRIGVLLVNLGTPDAPDPVSVKRYLKQFLSDRRVIEIPPIAWQPILRGIILNTRPQKSAEAYAKIWTPRGSPLADITASQAEAMAEVLGEAARVDYAMRYGNPSIEDKLTHLMREGCDRILIAPMYPQYCAATTATVFDEIARVLSEMRWQPALRFVPPYHDDDNYIAALADDLSRQVAGLDFSPEVMLLSFHGMPLRTLEQGDPYHCQCCKTSRLLQERLRERPEFAGTRFETTFQSRFGPAKWLEPATDDTLIKEGEKGTKRLVVAAPGFAVDCVETLEELALEGRDEFLEAGGEQYAVLDCLNTSDAGLGMLDRMLRRELSGWI; from the coding sequence ATGACCTGGCGCGGACAAAACCTCCCTCCCGATCACCCGCCGGTGAAGAGCGGGCGCATCGGCGTGCTGCTCGTCAATCTCGGCACGCCCGATGCGCCCGATCCGGTTTCGGTGAAGAGATATCTGAAGCAGTTCCTGTCCGACCGGCGCGTGATCGAGATTCCGCCGATCGCCTGGCAGCCGATCCTGCGCGGCATCATCCTCAACACCCGGCCGCAGAAAAGCGCCGAGGCCTATGCCAAGATATGGACCCCGCGCGGATCGCCGCTCGCCGACATCACCGCGAGCCAGGCCGAGGCGATGGCCGAAGTTCTCGGCGAGGCTGCCCGCGTCGATTACGCGATGCGGTACGGCAACCCTTCGATCGAGGACAAGCTGACCCACCTCATGCGGGAGGGCTGCGACCGTATCCTCATCGCGCCGATGTATCCGCAATATTGCGCCGCGACGACCGCGACCGTTTTCGACGAGATCGCCCGCGTGCTTTCCGAAATGCGCTGGCAGCCGGCGCTGCGCTTCGTGCCGCCCTATCACGACGACGACAATTACATCGCCGCGCTCGCCGACGACCTTTCCCGGCAGGTGGCCGGGCTCGATTTCTCGCCGGAAGTGATGCTGCTCAGTTTCCACGGCATGCCGCTGCGCACGCTCGAACAGGGCGATCCGTACCATTGCCAGTGCTGCAAGACGTCGCGCTTGTTGCAGGAGCGGCTGCGCGAACGGCCCGAATTCGCAGGCACACGCTTCGAGACCACGTTCCAGTCGCGCTTCGGCCCGGCGAAGTGGCTCGAACCGGCGACTGACGACACGCTCATCAAGGAAGGCGAAAAGGGCACGAAGCGTCTCGTGGTCGCTGCGCCGGGTTTCGCGGTCGATTGCGTCGAAACGTTGGAGGAGCTGGCGCTGGAAGGGCGCGACGAATTCCTCGAGGCGGGCGGTGAGCAATACGCGGTGCTCGATTGCCTCAACACGTCGGATGCCGGGCTCGGCATGCTGGATCGGATGCTGCGGCGCGAGCTTTCCGGCTGGATTTGA